In Serratia liquefaciens ATCC 27592, the genomic stretch TTGCCGCGCCAGCGCGCGACCCAGGCGTCTATCTCTTGCGGTGAAGCCTCGTGACTGACGATTTCGGTGCCGAGCAGCAGTGGCGTCAATCCGTCTGCCAGTGAGGAATACACCGCGCCATTGAGGAATGATCGGCAGCTAAACAGCAGCGTCGGCTGTGGCTCGGCGGTCAGTAGCGGGATCAGTTGGCTGATGCTGCCGTGGCCGAACCAGGTCTGGCGGTTGGCAATGGTCAGGCTGGTAGTCATGTTCTCTCCTTGGCACGCGAAAACCACAGCATAAGCCAGCCTCTGCGGCTGAACCACTGCTTTTCGCTGCCTGAAAGGGATTCCGTTAATATATTAATCCAGCCTCGTTAGGCCACGCCGCAATAATCTGGCGAAGGTGTGATTTGTTTAACATGTAAACGATTCTGCTGTTGCATTTGGCGCTATTGAGTGTTTTCTATAACAAACAGGCCACGGCGTAGCCGGAATAAAGTGATTGTTAATTTATTAATGATGGCGGGGCGAAGATGAATATTCAGGTGGAACGGTTATCCGCAGTGATAGACGCAGTCGCAACCCAAGGTTTCTATCCCAACCTGTTGGCCTGGCTGGAAGGGTTCTTCGCCTTTGATAGCGCCATTGTTTACGCGTTTGAACGCGGCCAGGCGCCACGTTGCCTGATCAAAACCGAGCGAGAAAACAGTGACGCGGTCAATCAACTCTATCAACAGGGCGCTTACCTGCAGGATCCGTTTTACCAGGCGCTGAATGATGGCGGCGGCGGCGAGGTGCTGACCCTGCGCCAGTTGGCTCCCTGCGGCTTCTACCATACTGATTATTACCGTAACTTTTACCGCAAAACCGGCTGGCATGATGAAGCCGGGGTGCTGCTGCCCCTGACGCCGGAACGCGGGTTGGGGGTGTTTTTCGGCTCGGCGCGCCAGTCGGTGGGGGTGCGCTATCCGCAGTTGGCTGAGTTGCGTGATGCGCTGACGCTGCTCAAGAGCGTCGCGCGGCTGCATGGCGAAGTGGTCGTCGCCTCGGCAGAGCCAGAAAGGGTGACGGATCATGCGGTGCAGGCACGTTATCTGTTGACGCCGCGCGAGCGCGAAATAGTGGATCTGATCCTGGACGGCTGCGGCTCGCAGCAAATCGCCGATCGGCTGTTCATCAGCCTGGGAACGGTGAAAAACCACCGCAAGAACATCTACAGCAAGCTGGCGATCGGTTCGCAGGCCGAACTGTTCAATCTGCTGTTGGCCACCCCGCTGCGCCGCAGCGCCTGAGTGTTAATTATTTGTTGCGAATGTCCCTAAAGGGACATGGCGACGTCGCGCCCACCTCCTGATAATCCGATGTTATGGCATAGGGTCTTCGGGAGTGCGACAGTGAACAATAATATCGAATCGTTAACCTACTACGCGGCAACCAAAAAATACGATCTGCGCTTTCCGACGCTGGAAGAAGATCTGGACGTTGACGTGGTGATCATCGGCGGTGGTTTCTCCGGCATCAATACCGCCCTGGAGTTGGCTGAGCGCGGCATCACCAATATCGCCATACTCGAAGGGCGCTACCTGGGCTACGGCGGCACCGGCCGCAATGGCGGGCAGGTGATGGCCGGTATCGGTCACGATCTGGAAAAAATCAAACGCCACGTCGGCCCCTCCGGGCTGGAAACCATCTTCAAAATCAGCAACCTCGGCGCCGGGATTATTCGTGAGCGCATCAAGAAGTACGCGATTGATGCCGATTTCTGTTTTGGCTATGGCTACCTCGGCAGCAATGCACGCCAGGAGAAAACCCTGCGCAGCTGGCTGAAGGAATTCAAGGCGGTATCGCCGGATGAAGAGATTGAACTCTACACCGGCGCAGAGGTGAAACAGGTCGTGGGGTCAGATGCCTATACCTGCGCATTGAAACACATGGGCGGCGGCCACGTGCATTCGCTCAACCTGCTGTTGGGCGAGGCGAAGGCGCTCAGCGGCTACGGCGTAAAAATCTTCGAAAACAGCAGCGTGCTGGGCGTGGAATACGGTTCGCGCATCAAAGTGCGCACCGCCATGGGCTCAGTACGTGCCAACAAGATGCTGTGGGCGTGCAACGGTTTCCTCAACGGCATGGAGCCGTTCATCTACAACAAAACCATCAATACCTACGCGTTCCAACTGGCGACCGAACCCTTGCCTGAAGAACTGATCCGCCAAATCAGCCCGATCCGCGGTGCCTACAGCGATATCCGCCCGGTGATCGATTATTACCGGGTGACCAATGAAAACCGGCTGCTGTTTGGCAGCGCCACCCGCTTGATCGAATACATTCCGTCGGATCTTAAGGCCTGGAACCGCAACCTGATGCTGAAAGTGTTCCCGTACCTGCATGACGTGAAGATCGACCTGGCCTGGGGCGGGCCGCTGTGTTGCAGCGCCAACCTGTTCCCGCAGATCGGCACCTTGCCGCAGCATGACAACGTGTTTTATGTGCAGGGCTATTCCGGCTTTGGCGTAACGCCGAGTCATATCGTTTGCAAAGTGTTGGCAGAGGGCATGAGCGAAGGATCGGATCGTTACGATCTGATGAGTTCGATTCCGCACGTCAATATCTTCGGTAAAGACAAGCTGCGACGGGTAATGACCACCGCCGGCAAGGTTTGGCACCAGACGTCCGGCTACTGGAAAGGCCGTCGCTAATTTTTATCACAGGAGAGAAACATGAAACCATTACTGCTTAAGCAACCGCTGCCTGAACTGTTGGACATTGGCAGCGTCAGCAACCTGGGCGCCACGGTGATCGACGGTGAGCCAAACGTCGGGGTGGCGAGCCTTTTCGGTGAGCCGACCGATAACCTGAACTGCGGTATTTTCAGCTGCACGCGCGGCACCTTTGTAATGGAGTATCCGTTCTCCGAACACGCCACGGTGTGGGAGGGTAGCGCGACGCTGACCGACGAAAAGACCGGTAAATCCGTGCAGTATCAGGCCGGGGATTCGTGGTTTGTCGAAAAAGGCACCCCGGTACGCTGGGAGATCACCTCGGATCGTTTTGTAAAACATTACCTGGCGATCGTCGAAGGCTGATCGTGAACTGGCCCCTCTCCGCCGGGAGGGGGGCATTCAGCTATCCCAGCACCCGTTCGATAAAGTCGGTGATCCGCCTTAATATCTGATCCTTGTTGGTTTCGTTAAAACTCTCGTGTCGCCCGCCTGGATTGACCATCGCTTCGAAATCGCTGCCCTTGAGCAGATCGATCGCGGTTTGCGATTCCGCCATTAACACCAGCCTGTCGTCATCGCCATGTATCCACAGCGTAGGCAGCGTGCCGAAGCCCGGGCCGGCGTTGATTTTTGCCAGGATCTGCTGCATCGCCCGCAGCGTCGGGCGTTTGAACGGCCCGTGCCACACCAGCGGGTCGGCCTGATAGGCTTCCCCCACCGACGGATCACGCGACAGGGTGGCAGTATCGAGCGGCGTGTCCGGGATCTCTGGCAGAGTAAGCAAATCCGAAATCAGGGTTCTTTCGCCAATCAAGGGGCCGGAAAGCACCAGCGCACGCACGTCATCGCCATAACGTTGAACGTAGCGGGTGGCAATCATCCCGCCCATGGAATGGCCGATAACCACCAGGGGGACGCCAGGATGCAGCCGCTGAAAATGCTCCGTTACGCGTCGAACGTCGTCGACCACGGCGTCATAATCTTCAATCAATACGCGTTCGCCCTGCGAAAGCCCATGGCCGAGATGATCGGGGCCGAACACCCGCGCACCCTGCGCTTCCAGCGTACGCGCGACGTACTGATAACGGCCGAGATGCTCGCCGTAACCGTGCACCAGCAGCGCCAGAAAACGCGGTCGGTCATGGCCCCAGTCATGCACGGCAATATCGCCATGCCCACCTTTGATAAAGCTGATCTTCTGTTCAGACATCGTATTTTCTCATCGGAAAGGTCATATTCAGCGTAGCGGCAAAGCGGAGAATGGGTAGGGGCACTGCGTGCGGTGCCCCAGGATATTTAGCGAATGAAGTGCTGTGCCAGCGCATCGATAGCCTGGCGTTGGAACAGATTGAAGGCGTCTCGCGGCTGCTGTTGGCGGATGAATGCCAACAGCGGATCTTCGACCTCGGTGCGAATACCGCTAAGCTGCTCCATCACCGCCAGCCCGCAGAAGGGCACGTAGGACTCGGCATAACCGCCCTCATGCACCATCACCAGCTTTCCATCGCAGAGGCGGTCGGCGGCGTCCTGCACCAGGGCCGTCATGCTGCGGAAACTGTCGCTGTGCAACTGCATGCGCGCCAGCGGGTCGAGGGCATTGGCATCGTAGCCGCAGGCAACAATGATCAGCTCGGGTTTGAAGCGCTCGAGTGCCGGGATCACTATCTGTCGCATGGCATACAGATAGCCGTCGTCACCGGCGCCCGCCAGCAGCGGAATATTGATGTTAAAGCCTTCTCCCGCCCCGGCACCGCGGTCCTGTTCACCGGAGTAGCCCGCTGGGAAGCAGCCGTCCTGATGCAGCGACATCGTCAGTACGTCGTCACGTTGCCAATAGATATGCTGCGTACCATTACCGTGATGCACGTCCCAATCGAGCACCGCCACTTTGCCCAAACCGTATTTGGCCCTGGCACGCTCGATGGCGATCGGGATATTGGCCAGAAAGCAGAACCCCATCGATTGATCCGGCAGGCAATGGTGGCCCGGTGGGCGCGACAACGCATAGGCGTTATCCAGGTGGCCCTGCAGCACCGCTTCGACCGCCGCGCAGGCCAGCCCGGCGGACAGTTTGGCTATCTCGTAGCTGCCCGGGCCCAAAGGTGCTTCCTCACCCAGCATGCCGCCGCCGTTATCACTTAGCTGTTTGAAACGTTGCAGATAGTCGGTCGGATGAATGCGTAACAGGTCTTCTTCCGTCGCCATGTCGGTACTTAGCAGCTGGAGCTGTCGCGACAGGCCGGACACGTCCATCAGGTTTTTCATCCGCCGTTTGGTTTCCGGCGATTCGGCATGGCCCGCCCCTGAGGGCGGTTGCACCCAGCCGCCGACCGGCAGCGTGGTGGCATGCAGGCCGGTGCTGTGCCAGAAACAGCGTTCATCAAACAAGAAACCGGTTTTTCTTTTCACCTTATTACTCCTGTTAAATGGCGCGTTGAACGCGCGGTGAAGCCAGCGAAATCAGCAGCAGCGACAGCAGCGCACTGCCCAGCGCCCCGACCAGCAGCCTGTCGAAACCGCCTGAAGACTCAATCCAATAACCGGCCAGCGATGGGCCGATCGCCATGCCGCCGCCAATCACCAGATTGATGTTGTTCATCAGCTTGCCGTTGTTATCCAGCCCGGCGACGCGGGCCAGGATAAACGGCAGCACAAAGGTCCAGGTAAACTTGAACAGCACCGCTGCCAGCGCAAAACGCAGCAGCTGCGGCGTGTGGAACAGCAGCGCAATGCCGGCGAGCAACAAGCCGTAACTTAGCCAGATCAGCCCATTGCCGCCTCGCCTGGCGCTGATGAACGCCGCACCACCGGCGCCGACGATGCCAAACAGCGTGGCGGCCGCCAGCACCTGGCCGCTGCTGACCGGCGAAAGGCCGGCCGCGTGGGCGATACTGCCGATAAAGGTCCAGACTGCGCTCAGGCTGATATAAAAGGTCAGCACCGCCAGGACGGCGAAGACTTTACGCAGCCACGGCGTTGCCGTGGTATGGGCGGTGGATTGCGCAGGGTGAAAGCCGCTGG encodes the following:
- a CDS encoding NAD(P)/FAD-dependent oxidoreductase → MNNNIESLTYYAATKKYDLRFPTLEEDLDVDVVIIGGGFSGINTALELAERGITNIAILEGRYLGYGGTGRNGGQVMAGIGHDLEKIKRHVGPSGLETIFKISNLGAGIIRERIKKYAIDADFCFGYGYLGSNARQEKTLRSWLKEFKAVSPDEEIELYTGAEVKQVVGSDAYTCALKHMGGGHVHSLNLLLGEAKALSGYGVKIFENSSVLGVEYGSRIKVRTAMGSVRANKMLWACNGFLNGMEPFIYNKTINTYAFQLATEPLPEELIRQISPIRGAYSDIRPVIDYYRVTNENRLLFGSATRLIEYIPSDLKAWNRNLMLKVFPYLHDVKIDLAWGGPLCCSANLFPQIGTLPQHDNVFYVQGYSGFGVTPSHIVCKVLAEGMSEGSDRYDLMSSIPHVNIFGKDKLRRVMTTAGKVWHQTSGYWKGRR
- a CDS encoding class II histone deacetylase yields the protein MKRKTGFLFDERCFWHSTGLHATTLPVGGWVQPPSGAGHAESPETKRRMKNLMDVSGLSRQLQLLSTDMATEEDLLRIHPTDYLQRFKQLSDNGGGMLGEEAPLGPGSYEIAKLSAGLACAAVEAVLQGHLDNAYALSRPPGHHCLPDQSMGFCFLANIPIAIERARAKYGLGKVAVLDWDVHHGNGTQHIYWQRDDVLTMSLHQDGCFPAGYSGEQDRGAGAGEGFNINIPLLAGAGDDGYLYAMRQIVIPALERFKPELIIVACGYDANALDPLARMQLHSDSFRSMTALVQDAADRLCDGKLVMVHEGGYAESYVPFCGLAVMEQLSGIRTEVEDPLLAFIRQQQPRDAFNLFQRQAIDALAQHFIR
- a CDS encoding cupin domain-containing protein, with amino-acid sequence MKPLLLKQPLPELLDIGSVSNLGATVIDGEPNVGVASLFGEPTDNLNCGIFSCTRGTFVMEYPFSEHATVWEGSATLTDEKTGKSVQYQAGDSWFVEKGTPVRWEITSDRFVKHYLAIVEG
- a CDS encoding alpha/beta hydrolase; translated protein: MSEQKISFIKGGHGDIAVHDWGHDRPRFLALLVHGYGEHLGRYQYVARTLEAQGARVFGPDHLGHGLSQGERVLIEDYDAVVDDVRRVTEHFQRLHPGVPLVVIGHSMGGMIATRYVQRYGDDVRALVLSGPLIGERTLISDLLTLPEIPDTPLDTATLSRDPSVGEAYQADPLVWHGPFKRPTLRAMQQILAKINAGPGFGTLPTLWIHGDDDRLVLMAESQTAIDLLKGSDFEAMVNPGGRHESFNETNKDQILRRITDFIERVLG
- a CDS encoding response regulator transcription factor, with the translated sequence MNIQVERLSAVIDAVATQGFYPNLLAWLEGFFAFDSAIVYAFERGQAPRCLIKTERENSDAVNQLYQQGAYLQDPFYQALNDGGGGEVLTLRQLAPCGFYHTDYYRNFYRKTGWHDEAGVLLPLTPERGLGVFFGSARQSVGVRYPQLAELRDALTLLKSVARLHGEVVVASAEPERVTDHAVQARYLLTPREREIVDLILDGCGSQQIADRLFISLGTVKNHRKNIYSKLAIGSQAELFNLLLATPLRRSA
- a CDS encoding MFS transporter; the protein is MSSDSVSVPAAGAALPCPPRLLTAIIIFAAIAPGILMTAPAVAAQLASQWSLTPAQIGHLFSTELGAMSLATLPAWWWISRVNWRRVATLAAGVFIVGNLASAMVSDFHLLLGLRFIASLAGGTLMILCITCAGGTANPSRVYALWVLGQLVLGAVGLLVLPLLFAHFGLMAVYLILAAIMLCCLPLLSAFPSGFHPAQSTAHTTATPWLRKVFAVLAVLTFYISLSAVWTFIGSIAHAAGLSPVSSGQVLAAATLFGIVGAGGAAFISARRGGNGLIWLSYGLLLAGIALLFHTPQLLRFALAAVLFKFTWTFVLPFILARVAGLDNNGKLMNNINLVIGGGMAIGPSLAGYWIESSGGFDRLLVGALGSALLSLLLISLASPRVQRAI